Proteins encoded within one genomic window of Amycolatopsis nigrescens CSC17Ta-90:
- the rmuC gene encoding DNA recombination protein RmuC — translation MGSTVFTTAAVAVAVLLAVAVLLLWRLYNDSMRRADAAARQVEAERSRVDEQQVSLRRYEVAFASISGRGELGEQVLVETARALGLREGLHFTLQTDLAGGGAAKPDLVLRVGGDRTVPVDAKASMACWAEAVETDDTDERLDALRVHVRNLRSRAAELAGKGYQRWADAIYGTIMFVPSDAAVVAALDTDPELLRWMLDRRVFLCGPTGFAVLASAALFAASDRAMVEDIEQVRTGAGAAHRAAGNAVDALNLSSTHLQRFLSARRRELDALETFRTSVAPLTDAAASPSPVPTIRKGDEMAAS, via the coding sequence GTGGGTTCGACGGTGTTCACCACGGCGGCCGTCGCCGTCGCGGTGCTGCTGGCGGTAGCGGTGCTGCTGCTGTGGCGGCTGTACAACGACAGCATGCGGCGCGCCGACGCGGCGGCACGCCAGGTCGAGGCCGAGCGCTCCAGGGTGGACGAGCAGCAGGTCTCGCTGCGCCGCTACGAGGTCGCCTTCGCCTCGATCAGCGGCCGTGGCGAGCTGGGCGAACAGGTACTGGTGGAGACGGCACGGGCACTCGGCCTGCGCGAAGGGCTGCACTTCACCTTGCAGACCGACCTGGCCGGCGGCGGCGCGGCCAAACCGGACCTGGTGCTCCGGGTCGGCGGGGACCGCACGGTACCGGTGGACGCCAAGGCGAGCATGGCCTGCTGGGCGGAGGCGGTAGAGACCGACGACACGGACGAGCGGCTGGACGCGCTGCGGGTGCACGTGCGCAACCTGCGCTCCAGGGCGGCCGAACTGGCCGGGAAGGGCTACCAGCGCTGGGCGGACGCGATCTACGGCACGATCATGTTCGTGCCGTCGGACGCGGCCGTGGTGGCCGCGCTGGACACCGACCCCGAGCTGCTCCGCTGGATGCTGGACCGGCGGGTCTTCCTCTGCGGGCCGACCGGGTTCGCGGTGCTCGCCTCGGCCGCCCTGTTCGCGGCCAGTGACCGGGCGATGGTCGAGGACATCGAGCAGGTGCGCACCGGTGCCGGGGCGGCGCACCGGGCGGCGGGCAACGCGGTGGACGCGCTCAACCTCTCCAGCACCCACCTGCAGCGGTTCCTCTCCGCGCGCCGGCGGGAGCTGGACGCGTTGGAAACCTTCCGCACCTCGGTCGCCCCGCTGACCGACGCGGCGGCCAGCCCGTCGCCGGTGCCGACCATCCGGAAGGGAGACGAAATGGCTGCCAGCTAA
- a CDS encoding SDR family oxidoreductase, translated as MRIEGATALVTGANRGLGAAFASTLLARGAKTVYAGGRRPGEITGPGLVPVELDITDPGQVAAAAEQCQDVDLLVNNAAYGTLSPFIGSSSTDEARREMETNYFGTLNMCRAFAPLLGGGALVNMLSIVSFFSFPSMGSFCATKSALWSLTNGVRMELRAQGTLVVGVHSGFIDTRLAEGFDVPKHAPAEVAGQVLDAIEAGREEVLADERTRQIKASLPDDLELIYPDLERQWAGS; from the coding sequence ATGCGGATCGAAGGCGCGACGGCACTGGTCACCGGGGCGAACCGGGGGCTCGGCGCGGCGTTCGCCAGCACCCTGCTCGCCCGCGGCGCCAAGACCGTCTACGCGGGCGGGCGCCGCCCCGGCGAGATCACCGGGCCCGGCCTGGTGCCGGTCGAGCTGGACATCACCGACCCCGGCCAGGTCGCCGCCGCGGCCGAACAATGCCAGGACGTCGACCTGCTGGTGAACAACGCGGCCTACGGCACGCTGAGCCCGTTCATCGGCTCGTCTTCGACCGACGAGGCCAGGCGGGAGATGGAGACCAACTACTTCGGCACGCTGAACATGTGCCGGGCCTTCGCGCCGCTGCTCGGCGGCGGCGCGCTGGTGAACATGCTGTCGATCGTGTCGTTCTTCAGCTTCCCGTCGATGGGTTCGTTCTGCGCCACGAAGTCCGCCCTGTGGTCGCTGACCAACGGGGTGCGGATGGAGCTGCGCGCACAGGGCACGCTCGTGGTCGGCGTGCACTCCGGGTTCATCGACACCCGACTGGCCGAGGGTTTCGACGTGCCGAAGCACGCCCCGGCCGAGGTGGCTGGCCAGGTGCTGGACGCGATCGAGGCCGGCCGCGAGGAGGTGCTGGCGGACGAGCGCACCCGTCAGATCAAGGCGTCCCTGCCGGACGATCTCGAGCTGATCTACCCGGACCTGGAACGCCAGTGGGCGGGGTCATGA
- a CDS encoding methylated-DNA--[protein]-cysteine S-methyltransferase, translated as MSIAHWSTMDTKVGPFTAVVASDGAVLASGWTARVEDLTGLISPSLAPAELRAKRDLGPVSTAIRRYHSGELNAADEIEVRQRSGEFMQRAWDALRTVPAGKPVSYADYAALAGRPAAVRAAATACARNAAALFVPCHRVIRTGGGLGGFRWGVDVKRWLLDHEDPQD; from the coding sequence ATGAGCATCGCCCACTGGTCCACAATGGACACCAAGGTGGGGCCGTTCACCGCGGTGGTCGCCTCGGACGGCGCGGTACTGGCGTCGGGCTGGACGGCCAGGGTCGAGGACCTGACCGGACTGATCTCACCTTCGCTGGCCCCGGCCGAGCTACGCGCCAAGCGCGACCTCGGCCCGGTAAGCACCGCGATCCGCCGCTACCACTCCGGTGAGCTGAACGCGGCGGACGAGATCGAGGTCCGGCAGCGTTCCGGCGAGTTCATGCAACGCGCCTGGGACGCGCTGCGCACGGTGCCGGCCGGCAAACCGGTGAGCTATGCCGACTACGCGGCGCTGGCCGGCCGCCCGGCCGCGGTCCGCGCGGCCGCCACCGCCTGCGCCAGGAACGCGGCGGCGCTGTTCGTGCCGTGCCACCGGGTGATCCGCACCGGCGGCGGCCTCGGCGGTTTCCGCTGGGGCGTGGACGTGAAGCGCTGGCTGCTGGACCACGAGGATCCTCAGGACTGA
- a CDS encoding exonuclease SbcCD subunit D, whose amino-acid sequence MRALHTSDWHIGRTFHGADLLAEQEAVLAHLADLVVDEAIDVVFVAGDVYDRAVPSAEAVRVATSALGRLREAGAELVLTAGNHDSAPRLGAFGRFAAAGGLHLRTTVDALAEPVLLNDRHGTIACYGIPYLEPEPARHALGVPDARGHTGVLTEAMRRVREDLANRPDGTRSVVLAHAFVTGGAGSDSERTIAVGGVEEVPGAVFDGVDYVALGHLHGPQVLAEHLRYSGSPLAYSFSEARQRKSVWLVEFDEKGLAGVERRELPVPRRLATLTGRLQNLLDTPEFSAFEDSYLSVTLTDRVRPVDAMRRLRERFAHAVHLDWQPEGGDTSAALRYAEAVRGRSDSEIAAAFLADCRGAEPNERERKLLQRALEMAAREDE is encoded by the coding sequence GTGAGAGCACTCCACACCTCCGACTGGCACATCGGCCGCACCTTCCACGGCGCCGATCTGCTCGCCGAGCAGGAAGCCGTCCTGGCGCACCTGGCCGACCTCGTGGTCGACGAGGCGATCGACGTGGTGTTCGTGGCCGGGGACGTCTACGACCGCGCGGTGCCCTCCGCGGAGGCCGTCCGGGTCGCCACCTCCGCGCTGGGCAGGCTCCGGGAGGCCGGTGCGGAACTGGTGCTCACCGCCGGCAACCACGATTCGGCGCCGCGGCTCGGCGCCTTCGGCCGGTTCGCCGCCGCCGGTGGTCTGCACCTGCGCACCACGGTGGACGCGCTGGCAGAGCCGGTGCTGCTGAACGACCGGCACGGCACCATCGCCTGCTACGGAATCCCTTATCTGGAGCCGGAACCGGCCCGGCACGCGCTCGGCGTGCCGGACGCGCGCGGGCACACCGGCGTGCTCACCGAGGCGATGCGCCGGGTGCGCGAAGACCTGGCGAACAGGCCGGACGGCACCAGGTCGGTGGTGCTCGCGCACGCCTTCGTCACCGGCGGCGCGGGCAGCGACTCCGAGCGCACCATCGCGGTCGGCGGGGTGGAGGAGGTGCCGGGCGCGGTCTTCGACGGGGTGGATTACGTGGCGCTCGGCCATCTGCACGGCCCGCAGGTGCTCGCCGAGCACCTGCGCTACTCCGGCAGCCCGCTGGCCTACTCCTTCTCCGAAGCCAGGCAGCGCAAGTCGGTCTGGCTGGTCGAATTCGACGAAAAGGGCCTGGCCGGGGTCGAGCGGCGGGAGCTGCCGGTGCCGCGGCGGCTGGCGACGCTGACCGGAAGGCTGCAGAACCTGCTCGACACGCCGGAGTTCAGTGCGTTCGAAGACAGCTACCTCTCTGTGACACTGACCGACAGGGTGCGGCCGGTGGACGCGATGCGCCGGTTGCGCGAGCGCTTCGCCCACGCGGTGCATCTCGACTGGCAGCCCGAGGGCGGGGACACCTCGGCGGCACTGCGTTACGCGGAGGCCGTCCGTGGGCGTTCCGATTCGGAGATCGCGGCGGCCTTTCTCGCCGACTGCCGTGGCGCGGAACCGAACGAGCGCGAGCGGAAGCTGCTCCAGCGCGCACTCGAGATGGCCGCCAGGGAGGACGAGTGA
- a CDS encoding DUF6542 domain-containing protein, producing MTAIRDRRSDPDADDVAVPWDQRPIAVDRRGLPWWGAVLLGFGLALVGAAVDLQIGDALGNLFKGAYFIGVVGAICAVQRRSLFAPMVQPPLVLAVIVPGVMLVGGNAPAGGDGLAKALQIGQPLINGFPTMAITTGIVLAIGIYRIYRERDPDPRIKKLPRKAVDKDRGGDPAGPRTGAAGRPAPARAGRPAEGRPGARRRPGEPGPSGAAAAAGAAGARKRPDDGGARRGREGDGGLRGGKTPPPPGTRGARQPRQRPVDGERRRTDAPRSGQPDSRGRRTPPPADDPRADRPRRGQDRRGNPPPPPPRRRSARPWENED from the coding sequence GTGACCGCCATTCGCGATCGCCGAAGCGATCCAGACGCCGACGACGTCGCCGTGCCTTGGGACCAGCGTCCTATCGCCGTCGACCGCCGGGGTCTGCCCTGGTGGGGGGCCGTTCTGCTGGGCTTCGGCCTGGCCCTGGTCGGTGCGGCCGTGGACCTCCAGATCGGGGACGCCCTCGGCAACCTGTTCAAGGGCGCCTACTTCATCGGGGTGGTGGGCGCGATCTGCGCGGTGCAGAGACGCAGCCTGTTCGCGCCGATGGTGCAGCCGCCGCTGGTGCTGGCGGTCATCGTGCCCGGGGTGATGCTGGTCGGCGGCAACGCGCCGGCCGGTGGTGATGGTCTCGCGAAGGCGCTCCAGATCGGCCAACCGCTGATCAACGGCTTCCCGACGATGGCGATCACCACCGGAATCGTCCTGGCCATCGGCATCTACCGGATCTACCGGGAGCGCGACCCGGACCCGCGGATCAAGAAGCTGCCCCGCAAGGCGGTGGACAAGGACCGCGGCGGCGACCCGGCCGGTCCCCGTACCGGCGCGGCCGGCCGGCCGGCTCCGGCCAGGGCCGGACGTCCGGCCGAAGGGCGTCCCGGCGCCCGGCGCCGCCCCGGCGAGCCGGGTCCCAGTGGCGCGGCCGCGGCGGCCGGTGCGGCAGGCGCCCGGAAGCGGCCGGACGACGGCGGTGCCAGGCGCGGCCGGGAGGGCGACGGCGGCCTTCGCGGCGGCAAGACCCCGCCTCCGCCCGGCACTCGCGGCGCACGGCAGCCGCGCCAGCGGCCGGTCGACGGTGAACGCCGCCGGACCGACGCACCACGCTCCGGCCAGCCCGACAGCCGAGGCCGGCGCACTCCGCCACCGGCCGACGACCCGCGCGCGGACCGTCCCCGACGCGGCCAGGACCGGCGCGGCAATCCCCCGCCGCCACCGCCACGCCGTCGCAGCGCCCGCCCCTGGGAAAACGAAGACTGA
- a CDS encoding helix-turn-helix transcriptional regulator: MANRRAELATFLRSRRERITPGEAGLAPGPRRGTPGLRREEVALLSGVGVTWYTWLEQGRPINASVQILDAVARTLHLDPVEHAHLYRLAEVPEVAAPAPPDELEPEVQGILDQLAPLPACVLNSRYDVLAGNSPYRVLWRRTLAAPVGERNVLWQSFTIPECCGPFAENREAELKELVATFRAAFGRHIGDPDWTELVDRLCAASAEFAAVWAAHDVGLPTSRVKVLRHFSAGNIAMTVTGFELSAAPEARMVVYTPVDEESRKRVDWLLAHPDAPPADHRH, from the coding sequence ATGGCGAACCGGCGAGCGGAGCTCGCGACCTTCCTGCGCAGTCGCCGGGAACGCATCACGCCGGGCGAAGCGGGGCTCGCGCCGGGCCCGCGCCGCGGCACGCCGGGCCTGCGCCGGGAGGAGGTCGCGCTGCTCTCCGGGGTCGGCGTCACCTGGTACACCTGGCTGGAGCAGGGGCGGCCGATCAACGCCAGCGTGCAGATCCTGGACGCGGTGGCAAGGACGCTGCACCTGGACCCGGTCGAGCACGCGCACCTCTACCGCCTCGCCGAGGTGCCGGAGGTGGCCGCGCCGGCGCCGCCGGACGAGCTCGAACCCGAGGTGCAGGGCATTCTCGACCAGCTCGCGCCGCTCCCGGCCTGCGTGCTGAACAGCCGTTACGACGTGCTCGCCGGGAACTCGCCGTACCGGGTGCTCTGGCGGCGCACCCTGGCCGCTCCGGTCGGCGAGCGCAACGTGCTTTGGCAGTCCTTCACCATTCCCGAGTGCTGCGGCCCGTTCGCGGAGAACCGGGAGGCCGAGCTGAAGGAGCTGGTCGCCACCTTCCGCGCCGCTTTCGGCCGTCACATCGGCGACCCGGACTGGACGGAGCTGGTCGACCGGCTCTGCGCCGCGAGTGCCGAGTTCGCCGCCGTGTGGGCCGCGCACGATGTCGGCCTGCCGACGTCCAGGGTGAAGGTGCTCCGGCATTTCTCCGCCGGGAACATCGCGATGACGGTGACCGGTTTCGAGCTGTCCGCCGCTCCGGAGGCGCGGATGGTGGTCTACACGCCGGTGGACGAGGAGAGCCGCAAACGTGTCGACTGGTTGCTCGCCCACCCGGATGCCCCACCGGCGGACCACCGCCACTAG
- a CDS encoding CGNR zinc finger domain-containing protein, with the protein MKILFTDYALGAGVATDLVNTAPVVRGAGEALPDAVALERFLAEHELGVTATGADLGQVHALRQEVRAVLEARTEDQAVESATALVTRAGLGPVLHRDAADRWQWYVETSPDASLAGELAVLIGTGLLGVVRTLSHDRFRHCASPVCDGMFVDTSRAGRRRYCMPDLCGNRLNVANHRARRRAQS; encoded by the coding sequence GTGAAGATACTTTTTACCGATTACGCCTTGGGGGCGGGCGTGGCCACCGACCTGGTCAACACCGCACCCGTGGTGCGGGGCGCGGGTGAAGCACTGCCCGACGCGGTCGCACTGGAGCGGTTCCTCGCCGAGCACGAGCTCGGGGTGACCGCGACCGGTGCCGACCTCGGCCAGGTGCATGCCCTTCGGCAGGAAGTTCGCGCTGTGCTCGAAGCCCGCACGGAAGACCAGGCGGTGGAGAGTGCGACCGCGCTGGTCACCCGTGCGGGCCTCGGGCCGGTGCTACACCGCGACGCCGCGGACCGGTGGCAGTGGTACGTCGAGACTTCGCCCGACGCGTCGCTCGCCGGCGAACTGGCCGTCCTGATCGGCACCGGGCTGCTCGGCGTCGTCCGGACGTTGAGCCACGACCGGTTCCGGCACTGCGCTTCACCGGTGTGCGACGGCATGTTCGTGGACACCAGCCGGGCGGGCCGCCGCCGGTACTGCATGCCGGACCTGTGCGGCAACCGCCTCAACGTGGCCAACCACCGCGCCCGCAGACGGGCTCAGTCCTGA
- a CDS encoding AAA family ATPase, whose amino-acid sequence MRLHRLEVTAFGPYARHEAVDFDALGADGLFLLHGDTGAGKTTLLDAVAFALFGVVPGARGDTKRLRSDLAEPTAVTEVALELTLQGQRLRLTRSPSYERPKLTGDGTTTQPAKASLSWVDAVPHGQAPEGLTRIDEVGRTVQRLLGMNAEQFFQVVLLPQGEFARFLRAETTEREQLLERLFGTQRFGDIERWFRELRAERRRELDQRRGGLREWVARFAQAAGADTPESASPEWLADVEQQAKQAVADAETVEQSAKSARQAAGETLAERTAAAERVQRVRLAHRKLAALAAQRDERAGWAAELAAARRAATVASGADQADRAKAQLDRAELAERSRVAELDRLGYRETELNTASVPELRERAGAFREEAGALAGLVEEAEQQRRDLRAVERLAETATHASAQTEVLNGKLAGIPERIDELRTKLEAAGEAEAKLDGVLARESELAAGVADADRLAPAERAVAEAEAALLVATDGHLRAKEHRLRLRELRLDGMAAELAVGLAAGSPCPVCGSAEHPAPAEPAAGSVDQDQEQAAEQAESRAERERQAAERAKHEAERALTGIRERLRGRTGDALRGELAEVTEELGALRSLAGQRARLADQLRSVEAESEALTVQLREAEHAATTAGTEQRGLSERIAERARRLEEARGEHENVGARREYLTTVLRALDALAEARAASGTARERLDEQLVAVREALARAEFGTVAEARACARPEETLAELENRLAEADRAEASARSVLAEPGLAGVSPEDEIDVEAARLVADDARARAEKAVSERSAAETKAAELATLAGRLGAAAAELAPLEEKFEELDALTDVVNGRGQNARKMSLRSYVLAARLEEVALAGTARLRTMSQGRYSFVHSDAAGARGTRGGLGIDVLDDYSGAVRPAKTLSGGESFLASLALALGLADVVAAETGGALLDTLFIDEGFGTLDAETLDIVMNVLDELRAGGRVVGLVSHVEELRQRIPTRLRVRKSRTGSTLELQS is encoded by the coding sequence GTGAGGCTGCATCGGCTGGAGGTCACCGCGTTCGGGCCGTACGCGCGGCACGAGGCGGTGGACTTCGACGCGCTCGGCGCGGACGGCCTTTTCCTGCTGCACGGTGACACCGGCGCGGGTAAGACGACCTTGCTGGACGCGGTGGCCTTCGCCCTATTCGGCGTGGTCCCCGGTGCGCGCGGCGACACGAAGCGGCTGCGTTCCGACCTGGCCGAGCCGACCGCGGTGACCGAGGTCGCGCTGGAACTGACCCTGCAGGGCCAGCGGCTGCGGCTGACCAGGAGCCCGTCCTACGAGCGGCCCAAGCTCACCGGTGATGGCACCACCACGCAACCGGCCAAGGCGTCCCTGAGCTGGGTGGACGCGGTGCCGCACGGCCAGGCGCCGGAGGGCTTGACCAGGATCGACGAGGTCGGCCGCACGGTGCAGCGGCTGCTCGGCATGAACGCCGAGCAGTTCTTCCAGGTGGTGCTGCTGCCGCAGGGCGAGTTCGCCCGTTTCCTGCGGGCCGAGACCACCGAACGCGAGCAGCTGCTGGAGCGGTTGTTCGGCACCCAGCGGTTCGGCGACATCGAGCGCTGGTTCCGCGAGCTGCGCGCCGAGCGCCGCCGGGAGCTGGACCAGCGGCGCGGTGGGCTGCGCGAGTGGGTGGCCAGGTTCGCGCAGGCGGCCGGCGCGGACACCCCGGAGTCGGCGTCCCCGGAGTGGCTCGCGGACGTCGAACAGCAGGCGAAGCAGGCCGTCGCGGACGCGGAAACGGTGGAGCAGTCGGCGAAATCGGCCAGGCAGGCCGCGGGCGAGACGCTGGCCGAGCGGACCGCCGCGGCCGAACGGGTGCAGCGGGTCCGGCTCGCGCACCGGAAACTGGCCGCGCTGGCGGCTCAGCGGGACGAGCGCGCCGGATGGGCCGCCGAACTGGCCGCCGCCCGCCGCGCGGCCACCGTGGCGAGCGGTGCCGACCAGGCGGACCGGGCCAAGGCGCAGCTCGACCGGGCGGAGCTGGCCGAGCGGTCGCGGGTGGCCGAGTTGGACCGGCTCGGCTACCGGGAGACCGAGTTGAACACGGCTTCGGTGCCGGAGCTGCGGGAGCGGGCCGGCGCGTTCCGGGAGGAGGCCGGGGCGCTGGCCGGGCTGGTCGAGGAAGCCGAGCAGCAGCGGCGGGACCTCCGCGCGGTGGAACGGCTGGCCGAGACCGCGACCCACGCGTCCGCGCAGACCGAGGTGCTGAACGGCAAGCTGGCCGGTATCCCCGAGCGGATCGACGAGCTGCGCACCAAGCTCGAAGCGGCCGGTGAAGCCGAGGCGAAACTGGACGGGGTGCTGGCCAGGGAGTCCGAGCTGGCCGCCGGGGTGGCGGACGCGGACCGGCTGGCGCCGGCGGAACGGGCGGTGGCCGAGGCCGAGGCCGCCCTGCTGGTGGCCACCGATGGGCACCTGCGCGCCAAGGAGCACCGGCTGCGGCTGCGCGAGCTGCGGCTCGACGGGATGGCCGCCGAACTGGCGGTCGGTCTCGCGGCGGGTTCGCCCTGCCCGGTCTGCGGGTCCGCCGAGCATCCGGCCCCGGCCGAGCCGGCGGCGGGTTCGGTGGATCAGGACCAGGAGCAGGCCGCCGAGCAGGCCGAAAGCAGGGCCGAACGGGAAAGGCAGGCGGCGGAACGGGCCAAGCACGAGGCCGAGCGGGCGCTCACCGGGATTCGCGAGCGGTTGCGCGGGCGGACCGGGGACGCCTTGCGCGGCGAGCTGGCCGAGGTCACCGAGGAGCTGGGTGCGCTCCGCTCGCTGGCCGGGCAGCGGGCACGGCTGGCCGACCAACTGCGTTCGGTGGAGGCCGAGTCCGAAGCACTGACCGTCCAGCTGCGCGAGGCGGAGCACGCCGCGACCACCGCGGGTACCGAGCAGCGCGGGCTGTCGGAGCGGATCGCCGAGCGGGCTCGGCGATTGGAAGAAGCCCGTGGTGAACACGAAAACGTCGGTGCCCGCCGGGAGTATCTGACCACCGTGCTGCGCGCGCTGGATGCGCTCGCCGAGGCCAGGGCGGCCAGCGGCACGGCACGGGAACGGCTGGACGAGCAGCTGGTGGCCGTGCGGGAAGCGCTGGCGCGCGCGGAGTTCGGCACCGTGGCCGAGGCCCGTGCCTGCGCGAGGCCGGAGGAAACCTTGGCAGAGCTGGAAAACCGGCTGGCCGAGGCCGACCGCGCCGAGGCGTCCGCGCGTTCGGTGCTGGCCGAGCCCGGGCTGGCCGGGGTGTCCCCGGAGGACGAGATCGACGTCGAAGCGGCCAGGCTGGTGGCCGATGACGCCAGGGCACGGGCGGAAAAGGCGGTGTCCGAACGGAGTGCGGCCGAGACGAAGGCCGCCGAGCTGGCGACCCTGGCGGGGCGGCTCGGCGCGGCCGCGGCCGAATTGGCGCCGTTGGAGGAGAAGTTCGAGGAACTGGACGCGCTGACCGACGTGGTCAACGGTCGCGGCCAGAACGCGCGGAAGATGTCGCTGCGGTCCTACGTGCTCGCCGCCCGGCTGGAAGAGGTGGCGCTGGCCGGTACCGCGCGGCTGCGCACGATGAGCCAGGGCCGCTACTCGTTCGTGCACTCGGACGCGGCCGGCGCCCGTGGTACCCGCGGCGGTCTCGGCATCGACGTGCTGGACGACTACTCCGGCGCGGTCCGCCCGGCGAAGACCCTGTCCGGCGGGGAGTCCTTCCTCGCCTCGCTCGCCCTCGCGCTCGGTCTCGCGGACGTGGTGGCCGCGGAGACCGGTGGCGCGCTGCTGGACACCCTGTTCATCGACGAGGGCTTCGGCACGCTGGACGCCGAGACGCTGGACATCGTGATGAACGTGCTCGACGAGCTGCGGGCCGGCGGCCGGGTGGTCGGCCTGGTCTCCCATGTCGAGGAGCTGCGTCAGCGCATCCCGACCAGGCTGCGGGTCAGGAAGTCCCGCACCGGGTCCACTTTGGAGCTCCAGTCATGA
- a CDS encoding alpha/beta fold hydrolase, giving the protein MSTGTTWRLDQRVRVSGGEVATGVFGEGPPVILTHGTPAWSYLWREVAPALARRHTVHVWDLLGFGDSRPDPGIAPSIARQARTLAELAEHWGLDAPSLVGHDIGGGIVLRAHLVEGVPVHRIALLDAAVLGPWNTPFTEHMQRHQDAYRTMPPHVFGDLVTARLRTATHHEMPEAVVDAYLTPWAGAAGQQRWVDQVASVSFEDTREVVARLDRITAPTLVLWGERDEWLVPATGDRLAAAIPGARRETVTGAGHFAPDDNPRDTADALLRFFA; this is encoded by the coding sequence ATGAGTACAGGCACGACGTGGCGGCTCGACCAGCGAGTCCGCGTGTCCGGTGGAGAGGTCGCCACCGGCGTCTTCGGCGAAGGGCCGCCGGTGATCCTCACGCACGGCACCCCGGCCTGGTCCTATCTGTGGCGCGAAGTGGCCCCAGCACTGGCCCGCCGGCACACCGTGCACGTCTGGGATCTGCTCGGGTTCGGCGACTCCCGTCCGGATCCCGGCATCGCCCCGTCGATCGCCCGGCAGGCCAGGACGCTGGCCGAACTCGCCGAGCACTGGGGGCTGGACGCGCCCAGCCTGGTCGGGCACGACATCGGCGGTGGCATCGTGCTGCGCGCCCACCTCGTCGAGGGGGTGCCGGTGCACCGCATCGCGCTGCTCGACGCGGCCGTGCTGGGCCCGTGGAACACGCCCTTCACCGAGCACATGCAGCGCCACCAGGACGCCTACCGCACGATGCCCCCGCACGTGTTCGGCGACCTCGTCACCGCGCGCCTTCGCACGGCCACCCATCACGAGATGCCCGAAGCCGTCGTCGACGCCTACCTGACGCCCTGGGCCGGAGCGGCCGGGCAGCAGCGCTGGGTGGACCAGGTCGCGAGTGTGTCCTTCGAGGACACGCGCGAGGTGGTGGCGCGGCTGGACCGGATCACCGCGCCGACCCTGGTGCTGTGGGGCGAGCGGGACGAATGGCTCGTCCCGGCCACCGGAGACCGCCTGGCCGCGGCGATCCCCGGTGCCCGCCGGGAGACGGTCACCGGCGCCGGCCATTTCGCCCCGGACGACAACCCGCGTGACACCGCGGACGCGCTCCTGCGGTTCTTCGCCTAG